Proteins co-encoded in one Kineosporia corallincola genomic window:
- a CDS encoding ArsR/SmtB family transcription factor, with protein sequence MTPDELADVFKALSNPARVEILTWLRDPDRHFAMYEPIADRQEFGVCVTHIQAKAGLAQSTTSAAMALLERAGLVRSRRVGKYRHYRRDEERIARFVATLGQEL encoded by the coding sequence ATGACGCCCGACGAGCTGGCCGACGTGTTCAAGGCTCTCAGCAACCCGGCCCGGGTGGAGATCCTGACCTGGCTGCGCGACCCGGACCGGCACTTCGCCATGTACGAGCCGATCGCCGACCGCCAGGAGTTCGGGGTGTGTGTGACCCACATCCAGGCCAAGGCCGGGCTGGCGCAGTCCACCACCTCGGCCGCGATGGCCCTGCTGGAACGGGCCGGGCTGGTGCGCTCGCGCCGGGTGGGCAAGTACCGGCACTACCGCCGCGACGAGGAACGGATCGCCCGGTTCGTCGCCACCCTGGGCCAGGAACTCTGA
- a CDS encoding FUSC family protein, protein MALGVPALIGVLTGSIELAVVASVGGLWGVGQDGQDPYRSRVARLGSLGLAAAGGLLAGELALRSGHPGAVLVCLVFCAVLAGAVSLRGRVASVAGMHLLLGAVVGGGMPVPGPWWQAPLALFAGVMLVLALSVAPWLWDRHRIAREAVQAVYRAASRALAAAGTPAAGDARRRLADSLDTAQQALGPNTPARLRRSFALAIRLAEAVTTLIWEGRPLPVTVTGTPLSLMAGEIRVLPTPFAQDTPGLRALAGVFEAAGQEQIDEIPLEPAPHRPPGLADCLRYALLLGLAVLLTQLLAEALDGPRNYWLPMTVAFVYKPDLGPVFRRAVHRCLGTVAGVAVIAALALWITDPYVWLAVLAVFGAVMAVGVRHHYGVATAGLTVVVLVLLDLLGDERALSWPRILDTALAAGIVLVLHFALWPRSAAATADDRIRTALAAVQRYRALAPAAGPVRRHVLRRSAYQQLGAARRAVALAGHEPALRRPRQDWEPVIATAEKLCDVVTARVLASDLVRT, encoded by the coding sequence GTGGCTCTCGGCGTCCCCGCCCTGATCGGCGTCCTGACCGGGAGCATCGAGCTCGCCGTGGTCGCCTCGGTGGGCGGGCTGTGGGGGGTCGGGCAGGACGGCCAGGACCCGTACCGCTCGCGGGTGGCCCGCCTCGGCTCGCTCGGCCTGGCCGCCGCCGGTGGCCTGCTGGCCGGTGAACTGGCACTGCGCAGTGGGCATCCCGGCGCCGTGCTGGTCTGCCTGGTGTTCTGTGCGGTGCTGGCCGGGGCCGTCAGCCTGCGCGGGCGGGTGGCCTCGGTGGCGGGCATGCACCTGCTGCTGGGTGCCGTGGTCGGCGGCGGAATGCCGGTTCCGGGGCCCTGGTGGCAGGCGCCCCTGGCGCTGTTCGCCGGGGTGATGCTGGTGCTCGCGCTGTCGGTCGCGCCCTGGCTGTGGGACCGCCACCGGATCGCCCGCGAGGCGGTGCAGGCCGTGTACCGCGCGGCGTCGCGGGCCCTGGCCGCCGCGGGCACCCCCGCCGCCGGTGACGCCCGGCGCCGCCTGGCCGACTCCCTCGACACCGCGCAGCAGGCCCTCGGCCCGAACACCCCGGCCCGGCTGCGCCGCTCGTTCGCCCTGGCCATCCGGCTCGCCGAGGCCGTCACCACGCTGATCTGGGAGGGCCGACCGCTGCCCGTCACGGTGACCGGCACCCCGCTGTCGCTGATGGCCGGCGAGATCCGCGTGCTGCCCACCCCGTTCGCCCAGGACACTCCCGGACTACGCGCCCTGGCCGGCGTTTTCGAGGCCGCCGGGCAGGAGCAGATCGACGAGATCCCGCTGGAGCCCGCGCCCCACCGCCCGCCCGGCCTCGCCGACTGCCTGCGCTACGCCCTGCTGCTCGGCCTCGCCGTGCTGCTCACCCAGCTGCTCGCCGAGGCCCTCGACGGCCCCCGCAACTACTGGCTGCCGATGACCGTGGCGTTCGTCTACAAGCCCGACCTCGGGCCGGTGTTCCGGCGGGCCGTGCACCGCTGCCTCGGCACCGTGGCCGGCGTCGCGGTCATCGCCGCCCTCGCCCTGTGGATCACCGACCCGTACGTGTGGCTGGCCGTGCTGGCGGTGTTCGGCGCCGTGATGGCCGTCGGGGTGCGTCACCACTACGGCGTCGCGACGGCCGGCCTGACCGTCGTCGTCCTCGTGCTCCTCGACCTGCTCGGCGACGAGCGGGCCCTGTCCTGGCCGCGCATCCTCGACACCGCGCTGGCCGCGGGCATCGTGCTGGTGCTCCACTTCGCGCTCTGGCCCCGCTCCGCCGCCGCGACCGCCGACGACCGGATCCGCACCGCGCTCGCCGCGGTGCAGCGCTACCGGGCCCTGGCCCCGGCCGCCGGGCCGGTGCGCCGGCACGTGCTGCGCCGCTCGGCCTACCAGCAGCTGGGCGCCGCCCGCCGGGCCGTCGCCCTGGCCGGGCACGAACCGGCCCTGCGCCGCCCGCGCCAGGACTGGGAGCCGGTGATCGCCACGGCCGAGAAGCTCTGCGACGTGGTGACGGCGCGCGTGCTGGCGAGCGACCTCGTGCGAACGTGA
- a CDS encoding pentapeptide repeat-containing protein: MAVNSVGEDDLAGRDLRNNTHLRDYRLHGADLSRCSLQGTDLRGADLHGANLTEANLTEANLEGANLSGVDLHGAKLQQTVLTWANLKGAQLATADLREGHLHGADLCNADLHGARLDHADLGDAAVRGADLSGAALTWVRLSGADLKKAEVSNADLAHASLAGAHMTETQMVSATLSEADLTGASLGGTDLTGADLTDARMRGIMMGRSARSGNVHLDHADLTGADLRDARMSSVSLKDATLFGADLSGVSAFGVELTGARWDFRTRWDFHHELQIQDASADLGDGTFRVVRRYVMR, translated from the coding sequence ATGGCTGTCAACAGTGTCGGTGAAGATGATCTGGCCGGCCGTGACCTGAGGAACAACACCCACCTGCGCGACTACCGGCTCCACGGCGCGGACCTGAGCCGGTGCAGTCTCCAGGGCACCGATCTGCGCGGTGCCGACCTGCACGGCGCCAACCTGACCGAGGCGAACCTGACCGAGGCCAACCTCGAGGGCGCCAACCTGTCCGGCGTCGACCTGCACGGGGCCAAGCTCCAGCAGACGGTGCTCACCTGGGCCAACCTGAAGGGCGCCCAGCTGGCCACCGCCGACCTGCGCGAGGGCCACCTGCACGGCGCCGACCTGTGCAACGCCGACCTGCACGGCGCCCGTCTCGACCACGCCGACCTGGGTGACGCCGCGGTGCGCGGCGCCGACCTCAGCGGGGCCGCACTGACCTGGGTCCGGCTGTCCGGCGCGGACCTGAAGAAGGCCGAGGTGTCCAACGCCGACCTGGCGCACGCCAGCCTGGCCGGCGCCCACATGACCGAGACCCAGATGGTGTCGGCCACGCTGAGCGAGGCCGACCTGACCGGTGCCTCGCTCGGCGGCACCGACCTGACCGGCGCCGACCTGACGGACGCCCGCATGCGCGGCATCATGATGGGCCGCTCGGCCCGGTCCGGCAACGTGCACCTCGACCACGCCGACCTGACCGGCGCGGATCTGCGGGACGCCCGGATGTCGTCGGTCAGCCTGAAGGACGCCACGCTCTTCGGCGCCGACCTGAGCGGCGTGTCGGCGTTCGGGGTGGAACTGACCGGTGCCCGCTGGGACTTCCGCACCCGCTGGGACTTCCATCACGAGCTCCAGATCCAGGACGCCTCGGCCGACCTGGGTGACGGAACGTTCCGGGTGGTGCGGCGCTACGTGATGCGCTGA
- a CDS encoding LysR family transcriptional regulator, with protein sequence MELEVLRAFQAVAGGETVTDVAGDARMTQPALSRALARLEQEVGAQLLHRVGRVLRPTPAGQVFKQHVDSLLDSYDRGRRAVAEMVDPDAGTVSLAFLHTLGTWLVPRLLNGFRQTYPQARFELQQAGENGLSACLLDATADLIITSKDPGHPLITWRRLLVEPLWLAVPARHRLARRRRVRLAEVPGEQFIVLKPGYGLRSITENLCHQAGFAPHIGFEGEEVETLRGLVAAGLGVSLIPSPPDVALQGNLPIRYLEMTDVRASRDIGIAWLTSRTLPPAPQRFIDHALEVSG encoded by the coding sequence ATGGAACTGGAGGTGCTGCGGGCGTTCCAGGCCGTGGCCGGGGGCGAGACCGTGACCGACGTGGCCGGGGACGCCCGGATGACCCAGCCCGCGCTCTCCCGGGCCCTGGCCCGGCTGGAGCAGGAGGTGGGGGCGCAGCTGCTGCACCGGGTCGGCCGGGTGCTGCGGCCGACCCCGGCCGGGCAGGTGTTCAAGCAGCACGTCGACAGCCTGCTCGACAGCTACGACCGGGGACGCCGGGCGGTGGCCGAGATGGTCGACCCGGACGCCGGCACGGTGTCGCTGGCCTTTCTGCACACCCTGGGCACCTGGCTGGTGCCCCGCCTGCTGAACGGGTTCCGGCAGACCTACCCGCAGGCCCGGTTCGAGCTCCAGCAGGCCGGTGAGAACGGGCTGTCCGCCTGCCTTCTCGACGCCACCGCCGACCTGATCATCACCAGCAAGGACCCCGGTCACCCGCTGATCACCTGGCGCCGGCTGCTGGTCGAGCCGCTCTGGCTGGCGGTGCCCGCCCGGCACCGGCTGGCCCGGCGCCGCCGGGTGCGCCTGGCCGAGGTGCCGGGTGAGCAGTTCATCGTGCTCAAGCCCGGCTACGGCCTGCGCAGCATCACCGAGAACCTGTGTCACCAGGCCGGGTTCGCGCCGCACATCGGGTTCGAGGGCGAGGAGGTGGAGACGCTGCGCGGCCTGGTCGCCGCCGGTCTGGGGGTCTCGCTCATCCCGTCGCCGCCCGATGTGGCCCTCCAGGGCAACCTGCCCATCCGCTACCTGGAGATGACCGACGTGCGGGCCTCCCGCGACATCGGCATCGCCTGGCTGACCTCCCGCACCCTGCCGCCCGCGCCGCAACGGTTCATCGACCACGCGCTGGAGGTGTCCGGGTAG
- a CDS encoding acyltransferase, translating into MAHAEFHRKDLDYSPWAFWQEAGDEARERQLALQRDLVALDGYELGERCFVSPLASVHNEKLRLGDRTCVAAGAYLTGELSAGRDCTINAYGVVRGSVRLGDAVRIGAHTSILGFNHSMDDPGVEVFRQPLTSAGITIGNDVWVGSHVVVLDGVTVGDRAVLAAGAVVTKDVPAGAVVGGNPARLLRWRVRPETPGDPVGELEAFGARARASAQELLDRAWDPRRGLFADRPGAAVTVRAQCDAVEIADLLLGGPPGQRPAAEQVAWLRGRQDPVSGLVGEITDDSADGLVDVPVDGDGPRPGTAGLDDPQALYHVLCAGYALDLLGSAFPEPVHAVGRLGADGLLRSVAALPWADRAWHAGAWVDAVGTACHWNRRAAPGSESPVLEALSGWLLTHADPDTGLWGRRTPAEGLLQPVNGFYRASRGTFAQFGLPLPYPERVIDTVLQHVRDPRWFAPGRYNACNVLDVAHPLWLTRGTGYRAEEVTAVAGRLLGVVLKQWVDGAGFAFAAPPLPGRAGSGPVGPAGNWPAETVPGLQGTEMWLSVVWLLADLLGGAGALGYRPRGVHRPEPAAL; encoded by the coding sequence ATGGCGCACGCGGAGTTCCACCGTAAGGACCTGGACTACTCGCCCTGGGCGTTCTGGCAGGAGGCGGGCGACGAGGCCCGCGAACGCCAGCTCGCCCTTCAGCGCGACCTGGTGGCACTGGACGGGTACGAGCTGGGGGAGCGGTGTTTCGTGTCGCCGCTGGCCTCGGTGCACAACGAGAAACTGCGGCTGGGCGACCGCACCTGCGTGGCGGCGGGCGCCTACCTGACCGGGGAGCTGAGCGCCGGGCGGGACTGCACGATCAACGCGTACGGTGTGGTGCGGGGTTCGGTGCGGCTGGGTGACGCGGTGCGGATCGGGGCGCACACCTCGATCCTGGGGTTCAACCACTCGATGGACGATCCGGGCGTCGAGGTGTTCCGCCAGCCCCTGACCTCGGCCGGGATCACGATCGGGAACGACGTGTGGGTGGGCTCGCACGTGGTGGTGCTCGACGGCGTGACGGTGGGCGACCGGGCGGTGCTGGCGGCCGGGGCGGTGGTGACGAAGGACGTGCCGGCCGGGGCCGTGGTCGGCGGGAACCCGGCGCGGCTGCTGCGCTGGCGGGTGCGGCCGGAGACGCCCGGCGACCCGGTGGGGGAACTGGAGGCGTTCGGGGCGAGAGCCCGCGCATCGGCCCAGGAACTGCTGGATCGCGCCTGGGACCCGCGGCGGGGGCTGTTCGCCGACCGGCCCGGCGCCGCCGTCACGGTGCGCGCCCAGTGCGACGCGGTGGAGATCGCCGACCTGCTGCTGGGCGGTCCGCCCGGGCAGCGCCCGGCCGCCGAGCAGGTGGCCTGGTTGCGGGGGCGGCAGGATCCGGTCAGTGGTCTCGTGGGGGAGATCACGGACGATTCGGCGGACGGTCTGGTGGACGTTCCGGTGGACGGCGACGGGCCGCGCCCGGGCACCGCCGGCCTGGACGACCCGCAGGCGCTGTATCACGTGCTCTGTGCCGGGTATGCCCTGGATCTGCTCGGAAGTGCTTTTCCCGAGCCGGTTCACGCGGTGGGGCGGCTGGGCGCCGACGGCCTGCTCAGGTCCGTGGCGGCCCTGCCCTGGGCGGACCGGGCCTGGCACGCCGGGGCCTGGGTGGACGCCGTCGGCACCGCCTGCCACTGGAACCGCCGGGCCGCTCCCGGCAGCGAGAGCCCGGTGCTGGAGGCGCTGTCCGGATGGCTGCTCACGCACGCCGACCCGGACACCGGGCTGTGGGGCCGGCGCACGCCGGCCGAGGGGCTGCTCCAGCCGGTCAACGGCTTCTACCGGGCGTCGCGGGGCACGTTCGCCCAGTTCGGGCTGCCCCTGCCGTATCCGGAGCGGGTGATCGACACGGTGCTCCAGCACGTGCGCGACCCGCGCTGGTTCGCGCCCGGGCGGTACAACGCCTGCAACGTGCTCGACGTGGCCCACCCGCTCTGGCTCACCCGGGGCACCGGGTACCGCGCCGAGGAGGTGACGGCGGTGGCGGGGCGCCTGCTCGGCGTCGTCCTCAAGCAGTGGGTGGACGGCGCCGGATTCGCCTTCGCCGCACCCCCGCTGCCGGGGCGGGCCGGGAGCGGCCCGGTCGGGCCTGCCGGAAACTGGCCCGCGGAAACGGTTCCCGGGCTCCAGGGCACCGAGATGTGGCTGTCGGTGGTCTGGCTGCTGGCCGACCTGCTGGGCGGCGCGGGGGCCCTGGGTTACCGGCCCCGGGGCGTTCACCGACCGGAACCGGCTGCGCTCTAG
- a CDS encoding DedA family protein, which produces MPAATTLSDGTVDATTSLGLATLAGLFLTVTLGAIVPVVPTGAAVSGVGAFAWHHDPLLLVLVLTAGAAGAYLGDLGMYALCRVGGRALARRLRWLRDDDHLGAVEERLHRNPVQTLLVSRLLPGGRIPVLLAAAFLGLDWRTFLVANAPACALWSAVYLAVGTVGGSVFAEPWQGVLAAVVLVLVATQAAGLVSRYRLKHPGARS; this is translated from the coding sequence GTGCCCGCAGCCACCACGCTGAGCGACGGTACCGTCGACGCCACCACGAGCCTCGGGCTGGCCACGCTGGCCGGGCTGTTCCTGACCGTCACCCTGGGCGCGATCGTGCCGGTGGTGCCGACCGGCGCCGCGGTCAGCGGCGTGGGCGCGTTCGCCTGGCACCACGACCCGCTGCTGCTCGTGCTGGTGCTCACCGCCGGCGCGGCCGGGGCCTACCTCGGCGACCTGGGCATGTACGCGCTGTGCCGGGTGGGTGGCCGGGCCCTGGCCCGGCGGCTGCGCTGGCTGCGCGACGACGACCACCTCGGCGCCGTGGAGGAACGCCTGCACCGCAACCCGGTACAGACCCTGCTGGTGTCGCGGCTGCTGCCCGGCGGCCGGATCCCGGTGCTGCTGGCCGCGGCGTTCCTCGGCCTGGACTGGCGCACGTTCCTGGTCGCCAACGCCCCGGCCTGCGCGCTCTGGTCGGCCGTGTACCTGGCCGTCGGCACCGTGGGCGGCAGCGTCTTCGCCGAGCCCTGGCAGGGGGTGCTCGCCGCGGTGGTGCTGGTGCTCGTGGCGACCCAGGCGGCCGGGCTGGTGAGCCGGTACCGGCTCAAGCACCCGGGCGCACGATCATGA
- a CDS encoding NAD(P)H-dependent oxidoreductase — protein MSPTALIVHAHPEPQSFGSAQMREARAALTGRGYAVEVLDLYATGWNAVLASSDFPSATGYFKPQAEQQRAAADGTLPADVREHLAALHRADLLVLSFPLWWFSVPAVLKGWIDRVFVMGSVFGGEHGIFGQGALTGRRAVLLISTGGAQADFGPGREYGDLDRLLFHIHHGMLAFVGYDVLRPVVTHAPARQTETVRRAALADVHQQFSTLEQRLPVDLMRGDSMLTAESAPRGD, from the coding sequence ATGTCGCCGACCGCCCTGATCGTGCACGCCCATCCCGAGCCGCAGTCGTTCGGCTCCGCCCAGATGCGGGAGGCCCGCGCCGCCCTCACCGGCCGGGGCTACGCGGTCGAGGTGCTCGACCTCTACGCCACCGGCTGGAACGCCGTCCTGGCGTCCTCCGACTTCCCCTCGGCCACCGGCTATTTCAAGCCCCAGGCGGAGCAGCAGCGAGCCGCCGCCGACGGCACCCTGCCCGCCGACGTGCGTGAGCACCTGGCCGCCCTGCACCGCGCCGACCTGCTGGTGCTCTCGTTCCCGCTGTGGTGGTTCTCGGTGCCGGCCGTGCTCAAGGGCTGGATCGACCGGGTGTTCGTGATGGGCAGCGTGTTCGGCGGCGAGCACGGCATCTTCGGCCAGGGCGCCCTGACCGGCCGCCGGGCCGTGCTGCTGATCTCCACCGGCGGCGCCCAGGCGGACTTCGGCCCCGGCCGGGAGTACGGCGACCTGGACCGCCTGCTGTTCCACATCCACCACGGCATGCTGGCCTTCGTCGGCTACGACGTGCTGCGCCCGGTGGTCACCCACGCCCCCGCCCGGCAGACCGAAACCGTGCGCAGAGCCGCGCTCGCCGACGTCCACCAGCAGTTCAGCACGCTGGAGCAGCGCCTCCCCGTGGATCTGATGCGCGGCGACAGCATGCTGACGGCGGAGTCCGCACCAAGGGGGGACTGA
- a CDS encoding MBL fold metallo-hydrolase, whose protein sequence is MLPEVSPRVGPGLTWLGHSTVVLDLDGARLLSDPLLLRHNWPLRRRGPRPDPRLWEKPDLVLLSHLHHDHAELGSLRLLPGVPVLTAPENAAWLRRRGVTAAAGGPGGGTAGSVASGAAGSSGDAAGSSGDAAGSSGDGTGLGPDGWFGVPGSKVRARLVRADHGHRPMPHRPNAANGHLVQTPDLTVYLAGDTSLYDEMADLPALAGGRIDLAVVPIGGWGPKLSGGHMDPDQAARACALIGARAAVPVHWGTLHAPVVGRYPAGWMDAGGENFARALRRHAPGCRPVVLEPGAGITIPG, encoded by the coding sequence GTGCTGCCCGAAGTATCGCCCCGGGTCGGTCCCGGCCTCACCTGGCTGGGGCACTCGACCGTCGTCCTCGACCTCGACGGCGCGCGGCTGCTCAGCGATCCGCTGCTGCTGCGCCACAACTGGCCGCTGCGCCGCCGGGGCCCCCGGCCGGATCCGCGGCTGTGGGAGAAACCCGACCTGGTGCTGCTGTCGCACCTGCACCACGACCACGCCGAGCTGGGCTCGCTGCGGCTGCTGCCGGGGGTGCCGGTGCTGACCGCCCCGGAGAACGCGGCCTGGTTGCGGCGGCGGGGGGTCACGGCGGCTGCGGGTGGCCCCGGGGGCGGGACCGCGGGCTCGGTCGCGAGCGGGGCCGCGGGCTCTTCGGGTGACGCTGCGGGCTCTTCGGGTGACGCTGCGGGCTCTTCGGGGGACGGGACGGGACTCGGGCCGGATGGCTGGTTCGGGGTGCCCGGGTCGAAGGTGCGGGCGCGGCTGGTGCGGGCCGACCACGGTCACCGGCCGATGCCGCACCGCCCGAACGCCGCGAACGGCCACCTGGTGCAGACGCCGGACCTGACCGTCTACCTGGCCGGCGACACCAGCCTGTACGACGAGATGGCGGACCTGCCCGCCCTGGCCGGTGGCCGGATCGACCTGGCCGTCGTGCCGATCGGCGGCTGGGGGCCGAAACTGTCCGGCGGGCACATGGATCCGGACCAGGCCGCCCGGGCCTGCGCCCTGATCGGGGCGCGGGCGGCGGTTCCCGTGCACTGGGGCACGCTGCACGCGCCGGTGGTGGGCCGCTATCCGGCCGGATGGATGGACGCCGGCGGGGAGAACTTCGCCCGCGCCCTGCGACGGCACGCCCCCGGCTGCCGGCCCGTCGTGCTGGAGCCGGGCGCGGGCATCACGATCCCGGGCTGA